The sequence ACTGATCAAGAAGGGACCGGGCCGGGCCGGATACGCCTGGGACCTGTCGGCGGAGAAGCTGCCGTACCGCCTGGTCATCGACTCCGTCCGGGACGCGGAGACCTGGAAGACCTCGACCCGTACGCACACCGAGTGGAACTTCGTCTCGGGTGCCCTGGACGAGAACGGCCCGCAGCAGGCCGACATCCCGCTGCTCCAGCTGGACTACGACGTGGACACCGACCTGGCCGGTGACGTCAAGGCCGGCAAGTGGACCGAGGTCGGTCTGGAGGCCGGTACCCAGGCGTGGCTGGACGGCGCGGTGAAGGCGACGAAGGCCTCGCTGTCCGTCAGCTACGACGAGGGCAGGTCCTGGAGCGCGGCAGAGCTGCGCAAGGGCTCGTCGGGCACATGGACCGCGAAGTTCAGGACGCCCGGGAAGGGGGCCGCCTCGGTTTCGCTCAAGGTGCGCGCCGAGGGCCCCGGCGGTCTGGCCGTCGACCAGGAGATCATCAAGGCGTTCGGCCTGAAGTGACCTGCTGAGAGAACCATTTGAGGTGGTTCCGCAGCCCCGGCGGGGGCTGCGGGACCACCTCTCTTTACGTTTTCTTGAAGATCGAAATTTGTCTACTTTGCCCGTATATGGCGGTCGATAACCCCAGAAAGGGACTTTTTGCGGTGCGGAGCGAGTTGCCACGGGCCTACTCGGAGGCTTATAAGAGGAACGTGGCCGAGGCGATTCCGGGAATTCCGGGGACTGCCGCCATGGAGGTTTCCCATGTTTCTCACTCCGTCCGACACGGAGAAATTGCTGCTGAGCGTCGCCGGAATGGTCGCCCGCGACCGGCGTGAGCGCGGCGTCCGCCTCAACTACCCCGAGGCCGTCGCCCTGCTCGCCTGCTGGGTCATGGAGCGGGCCCGCGAGGGCGCCCTCGTCAGCGACCTCATGACCGCGGGACGCACCGTCCTGACCCGCGCTGACGTGCTCGAAGGCGTCCCCGAGATGCTGCACGACGTCCAGGTCGAGGCGACCTTCCCCGACGGGCGCAAGCTGGTCACGATCACCTCTCCGATCCCGTGATCCCCGGTGAGATCCGGACCGGATCCGGCGTACTGAAAATCAACGACACGCTTACCAAATTGCAGCTCACCGTTGTCAATGACGGCGACCGGCCCATTCAGGTCGGCTCGCACCTGCATTTCTCCGACGCGAATCCGGCGCTTTCCTTCGACCGCGCTGCGGCCGAGGGATTCCGCCTCGACATTCCGTCAGGAACATCGCTGCGTTTCGAACCCGGGGTCGGCGCCGACGTCACCCTCGTCGAACTCGGCGGCCGTCGGCACGTCCCCGGCATCGTGGTGCCCGGCACCCGCGCCCCCGGCACCCGAACCGCACAGACGGAGACCGTGTGACATGGCACAGATGACCCGCGCCGCCTACGCGGCGCTCTACGGACCCACCACCGGGGACCGCGTGCGTCTCGCCGACACCGATCTGTGGATCGAGGTGGAGGAGGACCGCTGCTTCGGCGGCGACGAGGCCGTGTTCGGCGGTGGCAAGTCCATCCGTGAATCGATGGCCCAGGCCACCACCTCACGCGCCGACGGCGCCCTCGACCTCGTCATCACCAATGTGGTCGTCCTCGACCACTGGGGCATCGTCAAGACCGACATCGGCGTCCGGGCCGGCCGGATCGTCGCCCTGGGCCGCTCGGGCAACCCCGACATCAGCGACGGCGTCCACCCCGACCTGATCATCGGCCCCGGCACCGACGTGGTCTCCGGCGAGGGGCGCATCCTCACCGCCGGAGCCGTCGACACCCACGTCCACTTCCTGATGCCGGAAACCCTCCAGGAGGCCCTCGCCACCGGCACCACCACCGTGATCGGCGGCGGCACCGGAGCCACCGAGGCGTCCAAGGCCACCACCGTCACCCCCGGCGCGTGGAACCTCGCGATGATGCACCGGTCCCTGGACCGCGTCCCGCTCAACATCATGCTGTTCGGCAAGGGTTCCACCGTCGGCGAGGACGCCCTGCGCGAGGCCGCCCTCGGCGGTGCCGGAGGCTACAAGGTCCACGAGGACTGGGGCGCCACCCCCGCCGCGATCGACGCCGCGCTGAAGGCGGCCGACGCCTACGGCCTCCAGGTCGCCCTGCACGCCGACAGCCTCAACGAGGTCGGCTACGTCGAGGGAACCCTCGACGCCATCGCCGGCCGGGGCATCCACGTCTTCCACGCCGAAGGCGCGGGCGGCGGACACGCACCCGACATCATCACCGTCGCCTCGCACCCCAACGTGCTTCCCGCGTCCACCAATCCGACGCTTCCGCACA is a genomic window of Streptomyces sp. NBC_01237 containing:
- a CDS encoding urease subunit gamma, yielding MFLTPSDTEKLLLSVAGMVARDRRERGVRLNYPEAVALLACWVMERAREGALVSDLMTAGRTVLTRADVLEGVPEMLHDVQVEATFPDGRKLVTITSPIP
- the ureB gene encoding urease subunit beta, whose amino-acid sequence is MIPGEIRTGSGVLKINDTLTKLQLTVVNDGDRPIQVGSHLHFSDANPALSFDRAAAEGFRLDIPSGTSLRFEPGVGADVTLVELGGRRHVPGIVVPGTRAPGTRTAQTETV
- a CDS encoding urease subunit alpha; its protein translation is MAQMTRAAYAALYGPTTGDRVRLADTDLWIEVEEDRCFGGDEAVFGGGKSIRESMAQATTSRADGALDLVITNVVVLDHWGIVKTDIGVRAGRIVALGRSGNPDISDGVHPDLIIGPGTDVVSGEGRILTAGAVDTHVHFLMPETLQEALATGTTTVIGGGTGATEASKATTVTPGAWNLAMMHRSLDRVPLNIMLFGKGSTVGEDALREAALGGAGGYKVHEDWGATPAAIDAALKAADAYGLQVALHADSLNEVGYVEGTLDAIAGRGIHVFHAEGAGGGHAPDIITVASHPNVLPASTNPTLPHTVNTVAEHLDMLMVCHHLNPRVPEDLAFAESRIRATTIAAEDVLHDIGALSITSSDAQAMGRIGEVVCRTWQVAHVMKQRFGDRDSALPADNERARRYVAKYTICPAVAHGIDHVVGSVEPGKLADLVLWDPAFFGIRPAAVIKGGMVVYAPLGDANAAIPTTQPVLLRATAAAGAAPHLSVSFVAPAALEDGLAERLGLERELVAVRPTRHLTKADLPNNTALPAIDVDPETFAIRIDGELVEPAPAAELPLTQRYSMF